A window of the Synechococcus sp. M16.1 genome harbors these coding sequences:
- a CDS encoding MBL fold metallo-hydrolase: protein MAMTTTLEAGRPPQQLRDDLWLFPPNRDSQGGSSWWLDLDPEPVLVDCPPLTEASLTALCQLAGTRSPRILLTSREGHGRLRRVQERLGWPVLVQEQEAYLLPNVEPLDTFAEEHTTVSGLRLLWTPGPTPGSCVVFAPVPNELLFCGRLLTPWAPGQLAPMRHARTFHWPRQLNSLARLREWIPSDASPQLLSGAGLGALRGERLVPFSGWSDAADNC from the coding sequence ATGGCGATGACCACCACACTTGAGGCCGGCCGGCCGCCGCAGCAGCTGCGTGACGACCTCTGGTTGTTTCCGCCCAACCGCGACAGCCAGGGCGGCAGCTCCTGGTGGCTGGATCTGGATCCCGAGCCCGTGCTGGTGGACTGCCCGCCGTTGACGGAGGCCAGCCTCACGGCTCTGTGCCAGCTGGCGGGAACCCGCAGCCCGAGGATCCTGCTCACCAGTCGAGAAGGCCACGGGCGCCTGCGTCGCGTTCAGGAGCGCCTGGGATGGCCGGTTCTGGTGCAGGAACAGGAGGCCTATCTCCTGCCCAATGTGGAGCCGTTGGACACCTTTGCCGAGGAACACACCACGGTGAGTGGTTTGCGGCTGTTGTGGACGCCGGGGCCGACGCCGGGGAGCTGTGTGGTGTTCGCCCCGGTACCAAATGAACTGTTGTTCTGCGGGCGTTTGCTGACGCCATGGGCTCCCGGTCAGCTCGCGCCGATGCGACATGCCCGCACATTCCACTGGCCCAGACAGCTGAACAGCTTGGCCAGGCTCAGGGAGTGGATTCCTTCAGATGCCAGTCCCCAACTGCTTTCTGGGGCTGGGCTTGGTGCCTTGCGTGGGGAGCGGCTCGTGCCCTTCAGCGGTTGGAGCGATGCTGCGGACAACTGCTAA